CTGTAAACTTTGATATCCTGTGATTGAGTTCAAATGTGTACTGAGTAATCTGGTAGAACTGTAGGTAGCCTAGAGTTGGAGAGGCGTACCAGTAACATgagggttgctggttcgaatcacaGGTCCGTCAGGAAATACAGTATGATCCAGTGACGCTGCACCACAGCTGACACGCACCCTCAGGGTATGCATATTTCACTGTTTACAGTGTCAAAACACTGTATGGCGCCAAATGGATGTGTGTAGTTGCCATAGAAACCCCTGAAAGGAGAAATAGAGCAGCAAGGTGTTTTTAATCTGAACAAAACATTTTCATTATGTCTTGGGAAGTACCTGCCTCATATTCTGGTTGGCTGGTGTGGTCTTATGTTActgtggtgacattgatacatgTGAAGCTGTCTCACTCAACCAGAGGATGATTCCAGCTGCATCTCAATGCTTAAatctagaaacacagacactgatgACAGACAATACATTTTCTGAAGTATACATCTTTCTTTGATCAATTAATGTAGAATATCCAGCATATGGACCATAAGGTACAGAACAAGTAGCAAACACTAGGTGGCACAACAATAAAAAGGTATGGATTGAAAATTCAGGACACAATCAGACGATGCAAGAGAATGAAGTAGACGGCCTGGGTCATGGATAATTGTTTGTTGAATGATTGCTATGTTTTGATGTATTTTTGCTGAGctcttttaaaacatttttttaagcaTAACCCTGAGGTTGGGACTGGCCAGAGTACTGTAATAACCACAGCAAGTTCCAAACCAATTGGCTTCTAATGCTCCACCCCAGAAGCTAAACACGCCTACACTTAATTCATAGGCCTAAAAGATAAGAACTTAAAATACAACTGCAACAAAAATAGCAGCATACATTTCAGTCAATTTACataattaaatgttttacaatgtGGGAAATGATGACTCCATGTTATGGGAATAGGGTGAGCATTTtacatctattacagtagtatgtgtgtgtgtcatagagGTTTACACTTTCCCCCACATGCTTCTCACATGCCCAAAGTATGTGCGATTCTGGTAATTGAGTCAGCAGGAAGTTCCCGATGCTGGTCCTGAGTCTCTCTCCGGTGTTAGGGGTCGTGGTCATGCCGAGGAGATTCATTACTTTGTTGTATCATGACTTTGTTCCCACAATTGAAAAACATTATATAATTGTACCAAGTAGCTTAGCTATGTGGCCCAACAGGAGGTCCGAGTCAGGGTTACCGTAGAAAAGAGTCAAATGAAAGAGGAACCATCTGGGCTGGAGGTTTATTACAGTACTCTGACCCCTCCCAACCTCAGGGTTATGCTTTTAAAAAatgtgtgtgactgtccttgCCTTTTAGTACTTTGttacatgttttgtgtttttttgcagaccccaggaagagtagctgctgcctctgcaaaagctaatggggattctAATAAACAAATATGCTGATTCCAAATCCAGGAAGGATACGCAGTCAGAAAGATACTTACAGGGGGCACTCCTTATCTGATGACTAGACTGCTCTGGTAAAACTGTAGTTAACCTAGAGCAGTGGTcaacaaccttttctgagtcaaggaAACTGTGCAGACCCGGTGATCTGAGCGGCCAGCGGTAGTcctataggtgcacttgatttgctctttgGGCCTGCCTGGTAGGTGGAGTTCTACCttctagggctgctgaatcaagtgcacctaccgccatCGGTTTGAAATGGAAAAAAAATAGGAAGGCAAGGCTTTATCTttgggttttttacagaaatgtttgttgatcaactaggaatgccttggagactGACCATTCGATCACGATTGCCTGGTTGGTGTAGAGGAGGCAGGCCAGCAACTGgagggttgctggttcaaattccATGTCTGTCAAGAGAGATGTTATGGTTCTAGAAATCTTTTGCATTTTAACAatttttctgcaattctacactttATTAATGGTGCGATATGCAGAAAttcccatttcctggttgctaaaattctagtagttcacctaatttcagtttgtgacaaaacaagcaatgtttAGTGTAGAGAATAATCTTAACcaatgtgaaatatatttttattaaacCAAAACAATTGTGTTTTCAGATGTTTGAAGCATGTGTACAAAGCAATGTTTTATGGGTTCGATTGCAGGCTCAAAATGTCAaaatgaaactcgtcagtctattcttgttctgagaaatgaaggctattccatgtgagaaattgcaagaaactgaagatctcgtacaacgctgtgtactactccctgcacagaacagcacaaactggccttATGTAAATATTACAGTGAGATCCTTCGATTATCATGAAAAAATGTGAAGAAGGAATTTGAATACAAAACAAATGTGACTATGTGAATGAATATCGCCGACAACTATCTAAAGGTGACTTCTATCGCAAACTGAATAATGACCCAAGCCAGAATTCCAGCATATTATCTCATCTACAGTGGAAAGCTGTTTGGAATCACCAAAAAAAGAATGTGAATTTCTATGTGTGAAATTTCCTAAGATACCAACTTGTTATACAGTTGCTAAATTACACAAACAAGTGTCTCCTTCCCCAGGTAGACCCATTGTAGCAGCAATTGACTCTGTGATGTCCAACATTTCTAAGTTTGTGGATCACCACATTAAACCGATGGTTGAGAATCTCCCATCCTTATGTCAAAGACACTAGTCACATGATCTCATTGATAGAGAGACTAGAAGGATACCAGAGGGCACCCTGCTGGCCACTTTTGATGTGAAGAACTTGTACACTAACATCCCACACACTGAGGCTTGCAGGCGCTGCAACACTTCCTTCAGCAGAGAGACTACCCTTGCTCTATCCAATGATTGCATCTTACAACTTACTGAGCTGAACAAAAATGACTGTCTTTGAGTCAGACTTTTTCCTTCAAATTTGGGGTGTAGCCATGGGCTCCCCCTTTTCCCAACTATGCAAACCTGTATGTGGGACAATTTTAGGAAGCACTCCTTTACAAAACAGAGAAACACACCCTACTTTCCTATGGAAAAGAGACATAGTGGCTGTCTTTGTGCTCTGGGAAGGAAGTCAGCAGGAATTAAATAAAGTCCAAACTATTAAACAAGAGCCCTGAATACCTCAAAATCACCATGCAGACTGATGAGAGAAAAATAAACTACCTGGACTTATGGATCATCAAAGAGAAGGATGCATTACATACAGACTTCTACACAAAGCCCACAGACTTCTACACAAAGCCCACAGACCACAATACCCTGCTATGTGCAGATAGTATCCTTCCCCTCTATAATGGTCTACCATATAGTCAGTTATGCAGGGTTAAACACATCTGTGGCCACCAGACAGATTGACAGCAATGCTAAAAAAATGACAGATACATTTAAAATGAGAGGCTACAAGAACAAAATACTTGATGCTGCAATGATTCAAATATCTCAAATTGCTAGAATCTCAACCagagaagaaaaacaacaacagtatTTTGCAACAAGTACACCAACTGTTTGGAGAAAATGAAAGCAATCCTGAAAAAGCACTGGCATATTCTGCAACCAGACAAAAAAATCGCACACCTCTTAAAGGAACGCCAAGTAGTGGTCTATAAGCATGGTTGCAATATTGGAGGTGGCTTGGTGAGATCTGAGCTGGCCCCTGAACCCACTCAGACACTCTTGACACACATTCCAAATTGGGATCTACAAATGTGGCTCATGCGCACAGTGCAAAAGCACTATAAAACATCCTTCTTCAGACACCCACATAGAGGTCAACATCAGACACCCACATAGAGGTCAACGTcagacacccacatacaggtcAACATCAGACACCCACATAGAGCTCATCATcagacacccacatacaggtcATCATCGGACACCCACATACAGGTCATCATCGGACACCCACATACAGGTCAACATCGGACACCCACATACAGGTCAACATcagacacccacatacaggtcatcatcagacacccacatacaggtcAGCATCCCTGTTAGGGGGATCATCTCATCAAGACCAAGGGAGTAATCTATCTCATCCCCTGTTCATGTGGGAAAGCCCACGTAGGGCAAACAAAAAGACCATTAAAACAACGCATAGCTGAACaccgcagctcaatcaggtgtcagaacattgactatccagtagcagctcactttgttgaagctaaccatcccatctcctcccccaaatacacaggcattgagcatgttgctctaccaaggagaggaggtaacatcgaGATCCTACTATTACACAGGGAGGCTTACTGGATATTCTATCATAAAACATTGGcccctagtggtctgaatattgactttgatctcaggcTCTTCTTATGAACAATTCTCTCTCTTATGAGCAAGTTGTATAAGTGGATATATAGTCATTCTACAACTTATCAGAATATACCCAATATGTTCCCCCTGTTGAGGATACTTATTATGGTTGAACCAAAATATTAcattaaacatttttttaatgaaataGGAAACAATTAAATATATATGTGAAATTGAATTAAACAATAATGGATGTTGATGCTAATATTATGTACAATATTTAATTGTTTCCATATGATAACAATAGcttaatatatttaatatgctaTAAACTATTgttttttaacagtttcactcaATTCATTCTAATTAACTTAATAATTATCACACACtcctcactattgtcattggttgcactaattgcactgtttgtctacgTAACCTTGTTCAAgcattcatgacattaccctgaagaaggcactgtGATGCCAAAACATTGGTGATTTGCCCAATAAATGTATGTATGGAGTGTGCAACTCTTTATTTTTTATAGCTTAAagtttattcgccgttagtcagcacctctacataacAACTTTCTCTGGGTGTGCGCTAgctcatgtttttttaaattcaagTTTAATAATTAAACACATGAACCCATACTTGCAGTCAGTTTAAAAGCCTCTTCATTCATAACTTCCTCCTACTGTACCTAGACTAGATTATAGACTAGTTCTGTACTCCCCCTTCTGACCATTTTGAGTACTACACCACTATATTGTATAAAATctaactgtatttgtcacatgcttcgtagacaacaggtgtagacgaacaattaaatgcttacttaaatgtcattttccaacaattcaGAGTTTAAGATAAgattaaaatataaataaataaaaagaataGTGACGCAAGGAATAAATCCACAGTGAATAGCAGGAGTACCACaacagtcaatgtgcagggtacaaggtaattgggctaaagtgactaggcaacaggatagatagacagtagcagcagtgtgtgttggggtgtcagtgtaagtatgtgtgactgtgtgggtggagtccagtgtgtgttggggtgtaagtatgtgtgactgtgtgggtggagtccagtgtgtgtgcatagagtcagtgcaaaaaagggtcaaagcaggtagtccgggtagccatttgagtagatatttagcagtcttgtttagaagtcttatggcatgggggtagaagcagttaagggtcctgttggtttcagacttggtgcattggtaccgcttgtcgtgcggtagcagagagaacagtctgtggctttggtggctggagtcttttaaaaaaatgttcgggccttcttctgacaccgcctggtatagaggtcctggatggtagggagctcggccccagcgatgtactgggctgtacgcacatcctataagtgtgtgtgtgtgtgtgtgtgttgtagtagttTTAAGTCATGTGTAACTCTCTTTGTGCAGGGCTCTCTCATCTGGTGAGAACACAGCAGGTTGTCACAGCAACCCTGGGAGAAAATGCAGTCTTAACCTGTGAACTCATGAAACCCAAAGACGTGCTGCGTCACCTGGGGGAAAAAATGACACAGGGGCAAAATGTGAACATTGGCTCCTATAGCAAACGATTTGGACCAGTAGTCAACCTACCTTTTGAGGGGAAAATGGAGTTTGAAGATGAGGGACTGCAGAACTGCTCTATTGTCTTCAGAGGAGTGTCAAGAGGAGACGAGTCCTGCTACAGGTGTCTAACACCTTTCCAGATGGATCTATCAGTGGAAGGACCTGCCTCAAAGTAAATGGTAAAAATCATGGATGGACCTTACTTTCACATTGTTTTTGTAAGTTTGACAATCAGTCTTTAGCCCAAACCCCACAGCCAATGAGAGAGAACAGGAAGAACCATCAACACTCAACCCTGAACATGATGACCCTGAAATACAGAGGTCTAATCTAACACACATTCAAATGAGTTGCATTCCTGCATTGTTGTTCTGATGTTAGGCATGTCACTTATATACTTCATAAAACAAATATGTGAATTACCCTTATTTATACAGAACAATATGTTAATTACCCTTATTTATACAGAACAATATGTTAATTACCCTTATTTATACAGAACAATATGTTAATTACCCTTATTTATACAGAACAATATGTTAATTACCCGCATTTATACAGAACAATATGTTAATTACCTGTATTTATATAGAACAATATGTTAATTACCCGTATTTATACAGAACAATATGTTAATTACCATACATACGGAACAAGATGTCAATTACCCTCTTTACACACAACAATATGTCAATTACCCTCTTTGTGCACACCGATATGTTAATGACCCTCTTTAAACAGAGATGTTGTTTTATTTACCCTCTTTATACTGAACAATATGTTAATGACCCTCTTTATACAGAACAATATGTTAATGACCCTCCTTATACAGAACAATATGTTAATTACCCTCCTTATACAGAACAATATGTTAATTACCCTCTTTATACAGAACAATATGTTAATTACCCTCTTTATACAGAACAATATGTTAATTGCCCTCTTTATACACAACAATATGTTAATGACCCTCTTTATACACAACAATATGAAAACGTTTCTAAAGGATTACCGAGCGACTAtcatactgtcacacacacacctgtgtggCTCGGAGACAGTTGAGTTGTCTCGGACAGATACTGACAGATACTGATTAGCTGACTGAATGGTTAATGACACACATTTAGTCTTGCGGGTTATTGTATAAATATGTTCATATGTAGCCTATGTAAATATATTAGCATTTTGGTCATGAAGAAACGCTAGACGTGTATGTTGTTTCATTCTTCAATTTTTTTATAAATCTAAGTGTTGGAATATTATAGCCTACACAATGTCATCATAATGTACTCTGTGGTGTGTTTTGTGTGCGTTCTAGTTTTATTATTTCTTCACTTTATAAATCAAATG
This genomic stretch from Salvelinus fontinalis isolate EN_2023a chromosome 41, ASM2944872v1, whole genome shotgun sequence harbors:
- the LOC129840462 gene encoding OX-2 membrane glycoprotein-like isoform X2, whose protein sequence is MASVKLEDCSQTLELDVNIKDEEEEEKIGKSVSHGLSHLVRTQQVVTATLGENAVLTCELMKPKDVLRHLGEKMTQGQNVNIGSYSKRFGPVVNLPFEGKMEFEDEGLQNCSIVFRGVSRGDESCYRCLTPFQMDLSVEGPASK